Genomic segment of Phoenix dactylifera cultivar Barhee BC4 unplaced genomic scaffold, palm_55x_up_171113_PBpolish2nd_filt_p 000366F, whole genome shotgun sequence:
CATTTCCATCCAGAAGTGCAAGGTGGCTGCAGCCTCCGATCTCATCCCGGTGCAATCCAACTTCTCCACATACCTGGGTCGGCCATGGAAACAATACTCGAGGACAGTGTTCATGCAGTCATTCCTTGGTAGTTTGATAGATCCTGCAGGGTGGCTGGAATGGGATGGTGACTTCGCACTGAGCACTCTATACTATGGAGAGTACATGAACCAAGGACCAGGTTCTAATACCTCTAGAAGAGTGACATGGCCAGGATACAGGGTCATCACCAGTGCAGCAGAAGCTAGCAACTTCACCGTGGCATCATTCATCCAGGGTGATCAGTGGTTGGGTGCAACTTCTGTTCCATTTACTTCAGGGTTATGAGGGGGAATAGCTTAGCCGTCGAGTCCTCGGATTTTTCGGAATAAAGGCTTTGCCTACTCTAGGGTTGATGGATTAATAGTTGCAATATTAAAGCTTGAGGAAGTATGTTGGCCACCTTCCACTATGGGCTGTGACTAATTTGCTTGAAAGGGTGTGTCGGATTGGTCTTTGATTTAATTCAAAATGTGGTATGggattaacttaagaaaaattcatCGATGTTGCTGCGATCTTCCTTAATGTTGAATTGAATCAATTGCTGGAGTCTAAAACTTTTCTAGCATAGGGCACGTTGCACAATTTTTTCTTGTAATATTTCCTGGGCGTGCATCCCATCGTAGGACCATGCACTCCGATATGAGTATGATTAGCCCATTAGACGATGAGTTTTCACGTCCAGCAACCAGAACAAACAATCCTTCAAAAAATGTTCCTTTCATAACTCGTAAACCCTCATCCAAATTGAACCATTTCCTAAGCTTTAGTGCCAATATCCCCCATGTGTAAACTTGGTCTGTGGCACGCCTGTTTCCGTTTGCCTTAATGAATATCTAGTGTGCAAATAACAATGTATTCTTTTATCATCCCTTTCTTAGGTTATTGTTGTCACCCTCTGAACCCAGAGCGGAACAGATGCCGCATACTTGTACGGCGAAccatacaagcatgcaaggctgcagatcatatcaaagcaataataattcttaaaaatttatttaatcaatAACTTGTTCAAATAATTCTTACAATAATTTTAACGTGACACAAGTGAACATATGCCAACtatatactaaaattaaataaaatattctaactgGTTTAAATAGTCTGACTAGAACTTCAATAATATAAAGTATCTTTAGGAGATCTAGCGCATTCCCtccaagttctaaacaatcatgcatctggatctgaaaaaaataaagtataatattgagctacactagcccagtaagcaacataatactCCCAAAGTGGGATCTAAGTATGCCAAATAATAAGTTAAAGAGCAAAATATTGACTCGAAGGTAAATCAATTCTTAAGTAATACGTATATCTCTTTTCGAAGTATATTTAATTGTTTTCATAAAGAAATACCAGAAATTCAAGAGCAGGCTACGGctacgtaacccagtggcatgagtGAGAATGCACAAAGTGTCAAACACTACTATTATTAACCACCAATGGTACCGtatccaaataccactattctaatcaacAGTTGTGCGATGTCGAAACTAGTTTCTCGCAAATTATAAGTTAACAGGGGTAACGAATAAtcctaaggctgcaaatgggttgggttgacccatgacccgacccattttggATGACTCGTGGGGCCGGGTCGGaacctaaaattggacccattcCATTTTTTGGATCGGGTCTGGATTTACCGAATTCAGACCCGACCAGTCCGatccatttgaaatttggataattttggaATTTCAATCCTACAACTTGACTCTACCCAACCTAATCCGACCCGAATCTATAAAATTATTGGGCCCACGAGGGTGCAAACAAATTCTGAAGCCATAGATGGGTTGACCCGAACGGGACCCGACCTGAACTTGAATTTTTCGGGTTGGGTTTGGGTTATATATGGACCCAACCCAATCCAAATGACACATTGGGTCAAAAAATTATAACGGTGGATCCGATTTGACCCGACCCAATCGTCTATTGGATCAGGTTTGGGTCCAAAATTGGGACCCAAACAagaaatcgggtcgggtcggggtcactcatgaTCCGACCCAACCCATTTCACTATCaaaaaacacgcgtatagtgacggagatTCCCGTCACTATATCGTGATTTCGGTTACTAATACGGAATTTGGGACCGGcgcttccgtcactgaattggttacaaaaacacgcgtcaCTAAATTCTCAGTGACGGCGGCGATTCCCGTCACTAACCGCCGTGACAGAACCACCGTCACTAAGCCGTTAcaaattcaagaattaaatatttaagaaattacgTATTTCCCGTCACTATCTAGTTGCGGAGTTAGTGACGAAGGtaacttggtcactgattttgtcacagaatGCGGTCACAAGTTTAGTCACTGATCTGTCACAACCTTCAGTAACAGATTTAGTCGTCACAGACATGGTCATTAATTTCGTCACTACATTTGTCATTAATTTCGTCACTGGCCTAGTGATAAGTTTACCGTCACTAATTGGTTACAAACGCGCtaagcaaaatcaatttttattaaccaaaattctgtcactaagtttatgactgctcgtcacaatacttggtaaacaatttagtaaccaaaatttggtcaccgatcacaatctaataacctggtacatttggtacattgattagctcataataataataataataatatcattaatagaaAAGGCATTCAACATTACGCAAAAGTCATTTAAAATGTCATTCAAAATTGGCATCAAACATGTCCtgaatccatcaaaatcaaagtctaaaaatatgtcatagagatcaacagagatttcattcctcctaggaatgcaaagacctatcatctaaggcaaaaacaatcataatgaagcatgatcagtagaaccagaatcaccattactcccccgatctgcatgccttggtccaaagccaatctcttctctcatcttttgaagaacctcctcttgccattttttcttttcctgctcAAGAATACGTAAAAGGTCTTCATGAGTGTACAGCTCTGGAGCTTGACTTGTAGAggtggaagaggatgatgattgcccaataattccagtgagatcctctaggggactaaagccatagacatgaccatgagttgggacaccagttgcctcaaaccacaagtcataatcacgtggaggagcatctgaggtggaggcatcaccatattttttggagtattcagctgaatactttgcctgccagttgatttaaaagaagagaaaaacattatggtggatcaaacaagagataaacatgagcaagctcaataatatttatgaatcataaaaaaattatacttaccatgacagcttcacttctcttatctacatatcctcccatgccttgctttgtcttatgcgtccgattaaaagattcaactattgttggctccctacctaactttaatttctacaaaagagaaaagaaaaaattcattaaCATATAATGGGCTAATTTAAGATGATTgaacaataatataaaaattattatagaaatcTAATTGAATAAAGATATGTACCAGTCGTTCGTCATGATTGACAAATGCGATTGATCCTCCACAGTGTTTAGATATGCTACCATTCTTCATGgtgtttctattatttttgttggcttctgatttcttcttccattttggggagatccaaatatcaattagcttattccaattttctctagagatccaATTAGGGGGTTTATCACGGGCTTTATTTAAATCTCCTTTTGCTTCCAGAAGCTTTTGGCTTCTGACCCTCCCTAATGAGGTTGTCAGCCGTCGCTGACAATGCTTGTCCCAAActtgatgcatatgatgcaattGTCCTGGAAGAATTGTGTGTATCTCCTAACAATATATAGGTTGCAAGTAATCAGACTTATTAATTGACATGTGTAACAAGGGCAAAAGTTAATGAtaagaaatataaattaattacaTCACCTCAAATTTGTTCCACATTCCAACTTTAGCATGTGTAGGGACCTCCCTCTATGACAACCACGGACCATTGAAAAATTGGCGCATGATAGCAACAGCTTTGTGACTGACCTCATAATCAGGAAACctgcaatttaaaaaatattcattagaaaataaattaaatactttaaatgcaacaaacacataaattcaaattagtgatataagaaagtgatattttcatacattcctCTTGTGCACCTAACAATCACTTTTCCATTTGCATCAACAGGGGCTTTAAGGGTTGGTTCTCGGCCATTGCTCTGTCTTGGATCAATCCCAAGTTCATCATTCATCTGATCCTCATTCATTGTATCCTCATGATTTTGCACTGCACCATTCATTTCTTCATCATTTATTTCTTCATTTGTATCCACCTCTTCAATCATGTCCCCATCAGGAAtgtaatcatcatcatcatgacaTTCCTCGACACGCTCAGGCAACCTAGGAGGTTGAGGAGGAACTTGAGTAGCATCCAGTATTAAAGCTGCTTTTCCATTACCTCTtggtttcccttttttcttggcCATAGCTGCACAACAATAAAAAGTTGTAGTTATTTCACAATGTAAATGTCAACAAATCCAATCAAAGTAAAGAACAATCAGTGGACCTGTTGCTTTTCCTTTGCTCTTTCTCATGTCTGcacaattataatttataagtcTAAAATTAGTTATATTAGCATTCACAAAGTTGCATGTTGTATTTTAATCTTCCTCAGCCTCATGCTCCTCTTCCTCGATttgttcatcttcaaaatcttcttcttcttctttctggtTGTCACATCTCATACAAGGGCATCTAATCTTATCACCACTACAATACTCTAACTGAGTAAATGCAAACTCAAGGAACCCTTTAACTCCATCACAGAACTCAGCTCTTATATAACCATTTTCACTAAGTCGGTGGTACATCCAATTACGATCAACTGACATAGTtcctctaaaaatcaaaaaaataaaacaacataagaaagcctagaaaatattaaaaattgggccattaaaaaaagaaaacaatataAGAAAAACCGGACCATTAGAGAgatgataaaaaaagaaagcaacatAAGAAAAACCGGACCATTAAAAACACGAAAGGCAAGATcataaaaaatgtaaaagaaacaaaaactggTATGATATTTATGAAGATGAGAAGTTATCATAAGCATGACAAAAATAAGTCATTCAATCTTGTCCTAGCATCATTGACATTAAAAAAGCATTCAATCTTTATAAAAAGCTGAACATAAGGAATTAATCTTTACAAGTTATCTCTTCATTCATCTAATACCAGCaatattcaaaaagcatttaatctttacaaagacaaggaatacaagtcaaatcatccaaatttacaTATCGAATACTATCTGCTTCACATAGAACAAATGTCAATATACATGATCACCTCTGATGCTACGAAAGCATGGTACTTCTTAGCAAGCTTTTTGACCAGCTTCTTGATTGCACACTGGAAATAAGTcacaaccatgaagcaacaccatTTTCCACCACTTTCCATTTTTCCTTGCAGATGAACAATAATTGTAGAAATGAATAACATGACGAAGAAATTAAAATCCATGAACTTTACAGAGTCAAGTTAAAGTTTTGAGAAAATTTTCAAACATGTAAACCAATGTCATAAGAAGCATGACTAGATGAACCATCTCAAAATGCCTTGGAGATTGAGTACGGAAGAACTATACTGCATCAATACCAATTCCTTCCACGCATAATTTCTGTTCCAAAATATAGACGTTCAAAAATTTCATAGAAGTGGGCAGGCAGAAGAAAgggaaaaggaaggaaaagagaagagttaCTAGTGCATGCTTGTGCACACATAAAGCACAATAATGTGCAACAGATCCTTAGAACACATCAGTAGACAATTTATAGACCTCCATTGAAAAGCCATCATGTAAGATTCCATTTTAATGAAGCAATGAAGTGATCATCTCCCATTTTCAAAGTCTCCATTTATGATCATTTGAAAAATCTAAGaatcaaaaaagtcaaaaagtcAGGATAACTCACTTGAAAGAAAATTTCCAACATGATGTCCTCTCACTTTAATATAGCATATGCTCATGCAAGGCATTGTTTTGCACTCAAATGCAATGTTTTTATTCAACGATTTTGATTAACTAGcatccccccctcccccccgcgCTCCCAAAACAGGGAATTAAGGGTAACAAACCCTGCTTCACCACAGCATCTCAGAAAGGAGATTAAAATGTATACATTTACATCCACATCTGGAATCTTGGATCATGTATATAATGACTAGATGAAGATGAACACAAAGAGATGCAAACACAGGATCATGTATATAATCGAAAGGCACGGCGATCAAGCGCGGCGCCGGATCCACAGGGGGAGACCCTCGGTAGGTTccttcccccttcctcttcctcttcttcgtttcttttattttgttatcatgGGGTAAAAGGAAATGGGGTTAGGGTTTACCTCCGGGAAGAACCAGTTGTGGGTTCTGAAAATCCTAGCCGATGAGCAAGAAAGAGGGGAGCGTCGATGGGGTGACGTAGCCGCGATGATCTCGTCCCGGGCGAGAAGGAGATGAA
This window contains:
- the LOC120105766 gene encoding uncharacterized protein LOC120105766; translated protein: MKNGSISKHCGGSIAFVNHDERLKLKLGREPTIVESFNRTHKTKQGMGGYVDKRSEAVMAKYSAEYSKKYGDASTSDAPPRDYDLWFEATGVPTHGHVYGFSPLEDLTGIIGQSSSSSTSTSQAPELYTHEDLLRILEQEKKKWQEEVLQKMREEIGFGPRHADRGSNGDSGSTDHASL
- the LOC120105771 gene encoding uncharacterized protein LOC120105771 encodes the protein MRKSKGKATAMAKKKGKPRGNGKAALILDATQVPPQPPRLPERVEECHDDDDYIPDGDMIEEVDTNEEINDEEMNGAVQNHEDTMNEDQMNDELGIDPRQSNGREPTLKAPVDANGKVIVRCTRGMFPDYEVSHKAVAIMRQFFNGPWLS